The nucleotide window TCAGCAAGGAAAAACTGGACTACGCGAGAGAACTGCTGCTGACCGTGATCGACAAAAAGGAATACTGCCTGGAGCTGATCAAACCAAAGCTGCAGAACTGGGATCCGGAACGTATCGCCGCCGTAGACATGCTGCTGATGGAAATGGGGGTTTGTGAATTCCTCTACTTCCCCACTATCCCTACCAAGGTGACCATCAATGAATACATTGACCTCGCCAAGGCTTACAGCACTCCTCAAAGCGGACAGTTTATCAACGGTATCCTCGACAATATCCTGAAAGACCTGGAAAAAGAAGAGCTGGTACAAAAACAGGACCGTCCAAAAAAGTAAGTGGAAAGCAGTATTTTTAAGCAAAACAACATTTTTATGAAAACACTGCTCTTTTTCCTTACCTGTGGCACCCTTTTATTGGCTGCCTGCAACAATAACCAACCGGCAAAAAGCAGCAATGCTGCTGGTCAATCATCCGCCATCAGCAACCCAGCTGATGCGGGTAAAGCTACAGATCTTACTTTTGAAGAAAAGGTGCATAACTTTGGGGACATTACCCAGGGTGAAAAAGTGGAATATTCCTTTAAGTTTAAAAACACCGGCACCCGGGACCTGATTATCGAGGATGCAATCTCCAGTTGCGGCTGTACCGTACCGGAATGGCCCAAACAACCAATCAAACCGGGAGAATCAGGTTTTATGAAGGTAATATTCGACAGTCATGGGAAATCCGGCTATACCGAAAAAGAAATATCCATCAAAACCAACCGGGAAGGTGGTTATCAGGTAGGCCCTAAGATCCAGTGTAATATCATAACTAAATAAGCGCTGAACTAGGCAAACTCTTAAATCAATTTATAGATGAACATCACGAACATTTTACTGATGGGACCGGCACAAGGTGGTGCACAAGGCGGTAGCCCAATGGTTTCTATCCTGTTTTTTGGCGGTATGATCCTGGTTATGTGGCTCTTTATGATCCGTCCTCAAACCAAAAAAGCCAAACTCCAGAAACAATTCATAGACAACCTCAAAGAGGGCGACAAAATTGTTACGATCGCCGGTATTCATGGTAAAGTGAAAAAAATAAACGATAACAATACCATTCTGATTGAAGTAGCCCCAGGCACCAACTTCACCATCGAACGTTCTGCTATCAGCATGGAATACACTTCCGCTCAGCAGAAACCGAACGAAACCAAATAATACAGACCACACTGTATATAAAAGATCCCGGCCATTACGTCCGGGATTTTTTATATACTTAGGTTTTAATTGTTGAATCAAGTACCCGGATTTATGTTAAAGGTAGGAATCACCGGTGGTATCGGTTCCGGTAAAAGCACCGTCAGCAGAATATTTGAATTACTCGGCGTCCCTGTGTATTATGCAGATGACCGTGCCAAAGACATCCTGGTAAGGGACCAGGAGCTGGCAGAAGCCGTGCGCACGCACTTCGGCAAGGAAGTATATGACGATAACGGTGCCCTTAACCGCAAATACCTGGGCAACATCGTTTTCAACGACAAAAACAAACTCGCCCTGCTCAACTCCCTGGTACACCCCGCCACTATCCGGGATTCCAATATCTGGGCCAGCCAGCAAACCACCCCTTACGTACTCAAGGAAGCCGCCCTCCTCTTTGAAACCGAGTCTTTCCATCACCTCGACAAAATCATCGGCGTATACGCCCCTCAGCCCCTGCGCATACTCCGTGTCATCAAACGCGATAAGGTTACCCGGGATGAAGTACTGGCACGGATGCATAAACAAATCGACGAAAGGATCAAAATGCGTTTGTGCGACTACGTTATCCATAACGACGAACAACAGCTGGTCATCCCACAGGTACTGGCCCTTCACGAAACCCTGCTTCAACTGGCAGCTACCACTGTCTGAGGTTACCTTCCGGATACCACTCCTCCCCGATCCTGCGTCATTTCCCTACCTTTGCGGAAAATAAAGGATTATGGCCACTGGATTTACTGCCCCCGTACAACTGACCAACAATGCTGCCGCTGTACTGAAAAAACTGCTACAGGGGGATGTGGAAGCGCCCTATCTGCGCATCGGCATAAAAGGCGGGGGATGTTCCGGCATGTCGTTCATGCTGGGATTTGATGCCCGCCATGAAGATGACGACCTCTTCGATATCGATGGTATTCCTGTGATCATCAAAAAAGCCCATGGCATGTACCTCGTAGGCATGGAAGTGGATTACCAGGACAATACCGGCGCCAGCGGATTTGTATTCAACAAATCACTTTAATTCTCCCCACACTCCTTTACCATTCCCCTCCTCCCGGCATTACTGTTACATTTAACCGCATAAAAAAGGGGCTGACCAGTGGTCAGCCCCTATCAAACATATTCTTCAGCTATCCCTTACTTATTTTTCAGCAGGTGTTGCTTTTTTAGTAGTAACAGCGATAGCATCGCCTTCGTTGGACAGCTGGTTTTTCTTGTCGAAGTCTACCAGTACTGGTGCAGCTACGAAGATAGAAGAGTAAGTACCGGTGAGTACACCTATCAGCATAGCGAAGGCGAAACCGCGGGTTACTTCACCACCAAAGATGAACAACACCAGGATGGTCAGGAACACAGTCAGAGACGTCATGATGGTACGGCTCAGGGTATCGTTGATCGCTTTGTTGATCACAGTATCCCTGTCTTTACCATGAGCACCGGTTCTGAAGTATTCACGGATCCTGTCGAATACGATCACGGTATCGTTCATGGAGAAACCGATCACGGTCAGGATTGCAGCGATAAAGTGCTGGTCGATTTCCAGGGTGAAAGGAACGATGTCCTTAAACCAGGAGAACACAGCCAGGGTGAGCAATACGTCGTGCAGCAGGGAGAAGATAGTACCGATAGAGTACTGCCATTTGCTGAAACGGATCAGGATATACACGAAGATCACCAGGATAGACAGTACGGTAGCTTTTACCGCTCCGGCGCGCAGGTCATCGGAGATGGTAGGCGACACTGTCTGGGAACCAATTACGTAGCGGGTGTTGAACACATCCTGTGTAACGGAAGCTTCGTAGTAAGGCTTCAGACCGTGGTACAGTTTGGTGATAACTTCCTGATCAACCGCCAGACTCTGCTGCTCAATTTTATAAGCAGTAGTGATGTTCAGCTGGTTGGTGTTACCAATAGTTTTTACAAATACTTCGCTTTCAAATTCTTTCTTCAGCACGTCAGCTACTTCCTGTCTGTTCATCGGTTTTTCGAAGCGAACAGTGAAGCTGCGACCACCGGAGAAGTCGATACCGTGGTCGAAACCATGGAAGAAGGAAGACACACCCGCAACCATTACGACAGCGGAGATGATGTAAGCATATTTACGTTTACCAACGAAGTCGAAGGCAGCGTGTTTAAATACTTTGCGGGAAATAGGCGTAAAGTATTCGAAGTGTCTCTTTTTGTTGGTCCACCAGTCGGTTACCATACGGGATACTAGGATACCGCAGAACAGGGACAGGAGCAAGCCGATGATCTGGGTGGTGGCGAAGCCGAGTACAGGACCTAAACCGAAGTAGAACAGGATAAATGCAGTGAGCAGGGAAGTAACGTGACCGTCGAGTACAGGAGCATAAGAGCGTTTGTAACCGAGGGAGATCGCGTCAGGGTAAGACTTGCCATGCGTGAGTTCGTCCTTGATCCTTTCGAAGATGATTACGTTGGTGTCCACAGCCATACCGATGGTCAGTACCAGACCTGCGATACCAGCCATGGTGAGGGTAGCACCCAGGGATGCCAGGATACCGAAGGTAAACAGCAGGTTGAGGACCAGAGCGATATTAGCTACCCAGCCGGCGCTGTTGTAGTACACCAGCATGAGTACGAAGATGATCACGAAGGAGATCATGAAAGATTTACCACCAGCGGCGATAGATTCAGCACCGAGGGTAGGTCCTACGATCTGTTCCTGTACGATGCGTGCAGGGGCAGGCATTTTACCGGATTTCAGGATATTGGCCAGGTCATTCGCTTCTTCGATGGTAAAGCTACCACTGATAGAAGAACGGCCACCGGCGATTTCACCCTGGATAGACGGAGCAGAGTAAACGATATTATCGAGTACTACAGCTACGAAGTTCAGTGTAGAAGGATCTTTCGGGTTGGAAGGAGCCAGTTCACCGGTCAGTTTTTTCCACTCATGGGCACCGATGTTGTCCATGGTCATGCTGATTTCCGGCTGGTTGTTCTGGTCCATGTCCTGGCGTGCGTCTACGATCCTTTCGCCACCTACACGGGGAGCAGGGTTCGCAGGGTTTACCTTCAGCACGTATACAGACAGCGGGCCGTATTTGTCTTCCTTGTTTTCAGGACCGAAAGCGAATACCGCATCTTTAGGCAGGATGGCCTGAACAGCAGGCATTTGCAGGTACTGACGGAAGGTGGCAGTATCTTTAGGCAGGATACGACCGATGGAAGGGCTGGGGATCAGCGTTCCGGACTGCGGGTCGATCATTGGGAACAGTACAGTGAACAGCGGATTTTGTTTGCGTTGTTCATTGAGGAGTTCTTCTTTGTTTGCTTTACTGCTGTCTTTTACGGTTTTGCCGGTATCTTTTTTAGCCAGGTAGTCGCTCAGTTTACCTTCCTTGGTGGTATCAGCAGGGTTGGCAGCGGCAGTGGCATTAGTAGTGTCAGGAGTAGCTGGTTTTGCAGCAGCGCCACCGTGTGCGTTCCTGATGGCTTCGTTCATTGGATTCAGCACATTCTGGAAGAAGTCTGGGCTGTTTTTGTAAACTTCCCTGAATTCCAGGTTGGCGGTAGCCTGCAGGTATTTGCGTACGCGTTCTGCATTGTCAACGCCGGCCAGTTCCACGGAGATCAGACCTTTATTCTCGTCCAGGCTGATATTGGGCTGGGCCACACCGAATTTGTCGATACGTTTTTGCAGTACGATGTAGGTGTTTTTGATGGCAGCACGGGATTCTTTACGAATCATGTCCAGCACCTGCTGGTTGGAGGAATTAAAGTTGATATCTTTCTGGTAGGCGTTAGCGAAGATAGTTGCCAGACGGCCCTGAGGAGCCACTTCAGCGTAAGTTTGCCCGAACAAAGTAACAAAATCAGCCTGGTTAGTCTTTTTGCGTTCTTCAGCCAGGTCCAGCGCTTTGTTAAAAGCGGGATCCTTGGACTGTCCGGAAAGGGCGCGGATCACATCTTCCACACTCACTTCCAGCACTACGTTCATACCACCTACGAGGTCGAGGCCGAGATTCAACTCTTTTTCTTTGGCCTTGTTGTAGGTAACGTACCATGGAAACCCGGCAATCTGTTTATTGCTGGTGCTGTCCACGATCTCTTGTCTTCTTTGTTTAATGAATCCTTTCAGCGTGTCTGAGTAAAACGCCTGCAGTTCTTTACTTGCAGGGTATTTCTGCTCAGGGGTAGGGAATTGTTTGGAGACATCGGTCTCAGCCTTCTGCTCGATCTTCTTCTCATAGT belongs to Chitinophaga sp. HK235 and includes:
- the yajC gene encoding preprotein translocase subunit YajC is translated as MNITNILLMGPAQGGAQGGSPMVSILFFGGMILVMWLFMIRPQTKKAKLQKQFIDNLKEGDKIVTIAGIHGKVKKINDNNTILIEVAPGTNFTIERSAISMEYTSAQQKPNETK
- a CDS encoding iron-sulfur cluster assembly accessory protein, which codes for MATGFTAPVQLTNNAAAVLKKLLQGDVEAPYLRIGIKGGGCSGMSFMLGFDARHEDDDLFDIDGIPVIIKKAHGMYLVGMEVDYQDNTGASGFVFNKSL
- a CDS encoding DUF1573 domain-containing protein, with translation MKTLLFFLTCGTLLLAACNNNQPAKSSNAAGQSSAISNPADAGKATDLTFEEKVHNFGDITQGEKVEYSFKFKNTGTRDLIIEDAISSCGCTVPEWPKQPIKPGESGFMKVIFDSHGKSGYTEKEISIKTNREGGYQVGPKIQCNIITK
- the secDF gene encoding protein translocase subunit SecDF produces the protein MQLKGLVRFFAIALILISLYQLSFTFLVRNYEKKIEQKAETDVSKQFPTPEQKYPASKELQAFYSDTLKGFIKQRRQEIVDSTSNKQIAGFPWYVTYNKAKEKELNLGLDLVGGMNVVLEVSVEDVIRALSGQSKDPAFNKALDLAEERKKTNQADFVTLFGQTYAEVAPQGRLATIFANAYQKDINFNSSNQQVLDMIRKESRAAIKNTYIVLQKRIDKFGVAQPNISLDENKGLISVELAGVDNAERVRKYLQATANLEFREVYKNSPDFFQNVLNPMNEAIRNAHGGAAAKPATPDTTNATAAANPADTTKEGKLSDYLAKKDTGKTVKDSSKANKEELLNEQRKQNPLFTVLFPMIDPQSGTLIPSPSIGRILPKDTATFRQYLQMPAVQAILPKDAVFAFGPENKEDKYGPLSVYVLKVNPANPAPRVGGERIVDARQDMDQNNQPEISMTMDNIGAHEWKKLTGELAPSNPKDPSTLNFVAVVLDNIVYSAPSIQGEIAGGRSSISGSFTIEEANDLANILKSGKMPAPARIVQEQIVGPTLGAESIAAGGKSFMISFVIIFVLMLVYYNSAGWVANIALVLNLLFTFGILASLGATLTMAGIAGLVLTIGMAVDTNVIIFERIKDELTHGKSYPDAISLGYKRSYAPVLDGHVTSLLTAFILFYFGLGPVLGFATTQIIGLLLSLFCGILVSRMVTDWWTNKKRHFEYFTPISRKVFKHAAFDFVGKRKYAYIISAVVMVAGVSSFFHGFDHGIDFSGGRSFTVRFEKPMNRQEVADVLKKEFESEVFVKTIGNTNQLNITTAYKIEQQSLAVDQEVITKLYHGLKPYYEASVTQDVFNTRYVIGSQTVSPTISDDLRAGAVKATVLSILVIFVYILIRFSKWQYSIGTIFSLLHDVLLTLAVFSWFKDIVPFTLEIDQHFIAAILTVIGFSMNDTVIVFDRIREYFRTGAHGKDRDTVINKAINDTLSRTIMTSLTVFLTILVLFIFGGEVTRGFAFAMLIGVLTGTYSSIFVAAPVLVDFDKKNQLSNEGDAIAVTTKKATPAEK
- the coaE gene encoding dephospho-CoA kinase (Dephospho-CoA kinase (CoaE) performs the final step in coenzyme A biosynthesis.), yielding MLKVGITGGIGSGKSTVSRIFELLGVPVYYADDRAKDILVRDQELAEAVRTHFGKEVYDDNGALNRKYLGNIVFNDKNKLALLNSLVHPATIRDSNIWASQQTTPYVLKEAALLFETESFHHLDKIIGVYAPQPLRILRVIKRDKVTRDEVLARMHKQIDERIKMRLCDYVIHNDEQQLVIPQVLALHETLLQLAATTV